One genomic region from Streptomyces sp. NBC_00457 encodes:
- a CDS encoding class I adenylate-forming enzyme family protein, whose product MKGSTAYKSIQKRGLHIGLLPEMAAAVNPSTPISLDHDLDVLPEAGRRLTVAQYAEHVDDLAGRLWAAGVRPDERVVLYKRANADHWMLAAAVSRIGAVVVNLSPALDAATVAVLLERVGRPTLLTDAAKLDVLAEVPLEEITQRVISSSGHRPGALPLAELAGAPRVRPVVRPIDEAAVITHTSGTTGIPKLVVHTPRTQGIRLVPQWRLLSLMRKKETVAIHVPFVHSRMVAAMSLALLKQYPVLLMRESDPADVAEQLIEHRPAFIEALPNSLMEWEGLAEDPRAPFGSVKVFSSTFDAIHPGTMSRLLKASDRRGALFFQIYGQSEVGPAVGRAYFRHSAHKANGRCVGWAMPHGAARIRVVSRDGRAPSEQSPGFIEVAWDGIAKTYFAEQDRYDANRNGQWWRTGDVGYRTRFGCLHMLDREVDMIPGVRSSLEIEDVVLGELSELSELVVVQGPGGEAVPVICTVDDQPLDRGRWRAAVAGFPQLADPVQIPQAELPRTATLKVQRLALARRLEQERERRA is encoded by the coding sequence ATGAAGGGCTCCACAGCCTACAAATCGATACAGAAGCGCGGTCTGCACATCGGCCTGCTGCCGGAGATGGCCGCGGCCGTGAACCCCTCGACACCGATCAGCCTGGACCACGACCTGGACGTCCTGCCCGAGGCGGGGCGGCGCCTGACGGTGGCTCAGTACGCCGAGCACGTGGACGACCTGGCGGGCCGCCTGTGGGCGGCCGGTGTCCGGCCCGACGAGCGCGTCGTGCTCTACAAGAGGGCCAATGCCGACCACTGGATGCTCGCCGCCGCGGTGTCCCGCATCGGCGCGGTCGTGGTGAACCTGTCGCCGGCCCTGGACGCCGCGACCGTCGCCGTCCTGCTCGAGCGGGTCGGCCGGCCGACCCTGCTCACCGACGCGGCCAAGCTCGACGTCCTCGCCGAGGTGCCGCTGGAGGAGATCACCCAGCGGGTGATCTCCTCCAGCGGCCACCGGCCGGGGGCCCTGCCGCTCGCCGAGCTCGCCGGGGCGCCGCGGGTCAGGCCGGTGGTCCGGCCGATCGACGAGGCCGCCGTGATCACCCACACCTCCGGCACCACCGGGATTCCCAAGCTCGTGGTGCACACGCCCCGCACCCAGGGCATCCGCCTGGTACCGCAGTGGCGGCTGCTGTCCCTGATGCGGAAGAAGGAGACCGTCGCGATCCACGTGCCCTTCGTGCACTCGCGGATGGTCGCGGCGATGTCCCTGGCCCTGCTCAAGCAGTACCCGGTCCTGCTCATGCGGGAGTCGGACCCCGCCGACGTCGCCGAGCAGCTCATCGAGCACCGGCCGGCCTTCATCGAGGCGCTGCCCAACTCGCTGATGGAGTGGGAGGGGCTGGCCGAGGACCCGCGAGCGCCGTTCGGGTCGGTGAAGGTCTTCAGCAGCACCTTCGACGCGATCCACCCCGGGACGATGAGCCGGCTGCTGAAGGCCTCCGACCGGCGCGGGGCGCTGTTCTTCCAGATCTACGGGCAGAGCGAGGTCGGTCCGGCCGTCGGCCGCGCCTACTTCCGCCACTCCGCCCACAAGGCCAACGGGCGCTGCGTCGGCTGGGCCATGCCGCACGGCGCCGCGAGGATCCGCGTGGTGAGCCGGGACGGCAGGGCGCCGTCCGAGCAGAGCCCCGGCTTCATCGAGGTCGCCTGGGACGGCATCGCCAAGACCTACTTCGCCGAGCAGGACCGCTACGACGCCAACCGCAACGGCCAGTGGTGGCGCACCGGCGACGTCGGCTACCGCACCCGGTTCGGCTGTCTGCACATGCTCGACCGGGAGGTCGACATGATCCCCGGGGTGCGCAGCTCCCTGGAGATCGAGGACGTGGTGCTGGGCGAGCTGAGCGAACTGAGCGAGCTGGTCGTGGTGCAGGGCCCGGGCGGCGAGGCGGTCCCGGTGATCTGCACCGTCGACGACCAGCCGCTGGACCGGGGCCGCTGGCGCGCGGCCGTCGCCGGTTTCCCCCAGCTGGCCGACCCCGTCCAGATCCCGCAGGCCGAACTGCCGCGGACCGCCACCTTGAAGGTGCAGCGGCTCGCCCTGGCCCGCCGGCTCGAACAGGAGCGGGAGCGGCGGGCGTGA
- a CDS encoding polyprenyl synthetase family protein: protein MTEVTSWPGTGQEPAACVRSITDDLLQRVEQRLSSFLSAERARYAEVDERAVVAVDALSDLVAAGGKRIRPAFCITGHLAAGGDPGDPGIVAAAAGLEMLHVSALVHDDVLDDSGRRRGKPTVHTVFSQRHQSRGWQGESRRFGEGVAILVGDLALVYSDELVSQAPPALLAQWHRLRSDVTIGQYLDIAAAAEFSVDPRLSRLIALIKTGRYTIHRPLVMGASAAGRPDLAAAFAAYGEAVGEAFQLRDDLLDAFGDAAQTGKPAGLDFRRHKMTLLLGWAMQRDERIRCLITQGGHSPDEVRRRLLDTGVPEHVEKHIAGLVERGCAALADAPVAPVWRHELTDMAVRGAYRNT, encoded by the coding sequence GTGACCGAGGTGACCTCCTGGCCCGGCACCGGTCAGGAGCCGGCTGCCTGCGTGCGCAGCATCACCGATGACCTGCTGCAGCGGGTGGAGCAGCGGCTGAGCTCGTTTCTCTCCGCCGAGCGCGCCCGCTACGCCGAGGTGGATGAACGGGCGGTGGTCGCGGTCGACGCGCTGTCCGATCTGGTCGCCGCGGGCGGCAAGCGGATCAGGCCCGCCTTCTGCATCACCGGCCATCTCGCCGCCGGCGGTGATCCGGGCGATCCCGGGATCGTGGCGGCGGCCGCGGGCCTGGAGATGCTGCACGTCTCCGCCCTCGTCCACGACGACGTCCTGGACGACTCCGGCCGGCGGCGCGGAAAGCCGACCGTGCACACGGTCTTCTCCCAGCGGCACCAGAGCCGGGGCTGGCAGGGCGAGTCACGCCGGTTCGGCGAGGGCGTGGCCATCCTCGTCGGCGACCTCGCGCTCGTCTACTCGGACGAGCTGGTGTCCCAGGCGCCGCCGGCACTGCTCGCGCAGTGGCACCGGCTGCGCTCCGACGTGACCATCGGCCAGTACCTGGACATCGCCGCGGCCGCCGAGTTCTCGGTCGATCCCCGGCTCTCCCGGCTGATCGCCCTGATCAAGACCGGCCGTTACACCATTCACCGGCCGCTGGTCATGGGGGCGAGCGCGGCGGGCCGGCCCGACCTCGCTGCCGCCTTCGCCGCGTACGGCGAGGCGGTGGGCGAAGCATTCCAGCTCCGTGACGACCTGCTGGACGCCTTCGGGGACGCCGCGCAGACCGGCAAGCCCGCCGGCCTCGACTTCCGCCGGCACAAGATGACGCTGCTGCTGGGGTGGGCCATGCAGCGCGACGAGCGCATCCGCTGTCTGATCACGCAAGGGGGACACAGCCCCGACGAGGTGCGCCGCCGCCTGCTGGACACCGGTGTTCCCGAGCACGTCGAGAAGCACATCGCCGGCCTCGTCGAGCGGGGCTGCGCGGCCCTCGCCGACGCGCCCGTCGCCCCGGTGTGGCGCCACGAACTGACAGACATGGCCGTGCGCGGCGCCTACCGGAACACCTGA
- a CDS encoding aromatic prenyltransferase: protein MSGTAQLADLYADVEESAGLLGVTCSRDKIWPVLTAYEDVLPQALIAFRVATDKRHEGEFDCRFTVPTHVDPYVRARSCGLITETGHPVELLVSDIEQRCPVDLYGVDFGVVGGFRKIWVYFPESEYQSLPKLCGIPSMPRSLADNAGFFADRGLDDRVDVIGIDYHSRTVNLYFTEFPGELREPQALLSMHRDIGIPDPSEQMLTFCEKAFGFYATLNWDTSKIERIAFSVKTQDPLSLPARLGPKIERFVKSVPYGVDHPKMVYAAMTKSGEEYYKLQSYYRFQPRSRLDLMPSADPAADAA from the coding sequence ATGTCGGGAACCGCGCAACTGGCAGATCTCTATGCGGACGTCGAAGAATCGGCCGGGCTCCTCGGCGTGACGTGCTCGCGTGACAAGATCTGGCCCGTCCTGACCGCGTACGAGGATGTACTCCCGCAGGCTCTGATTGCTTTCCGGGTGGCGACCGACAAGCGCCATGAAGGAGAGTTCGACTGCCGTTTCACGGTGCCCACGCACGTCGATCCGTATGTCCGCGCCCGGTCGTGCGGCCTGATCACCGAGACCGGGCATCCCGTGGAGCTGCTGGTCTCGGACATCGAGCAGCGATGCCCTGTCGACCTCTACGGCGTCGACTTCGGGGTCGTGGGCGGATTCAGGAAAATCTGGGTGTACTTCCCGGAGAGCGAGTATCAGAGCCTTCCGAAGCTCTGCGGCATTCCGTCGATGCCCCGCAGCCTGGCCGACAATGCCGGCTTCTTCGCCGACCGCGGCCTGGACGACAGGGTCGACGTGATAGGGATCGACTACCACAGCAGGACAGTCAATCTGTACTTCACCGAGTTCCCGGGCGAACTCCGCGAACCGCAGGCCCTCCTGTCGATGCACCGGGACATAGGAATCCCGGATCCGAGCGAACAGATGCTCACGTTCTGCGAGAAGGCATTCGGGTTCTATGCCACGCTGAACTGGGACACTTCAAAGATCGAGCGGATCGCCTTCAGCGTGAAGACCCAGGATCCGCTGTCGCTGCCCGCCCGGCTCGGCCCGAAGATCGAACGATTCGTGAAGAGCGTCCCGTACGGCGTGGACCACCCCAAGATGGTCTACGCGGCCATGACGAAGTCCGGCGAGGAGTACTACAAACTCCAGTCGTACTACCGGTTCCAGCCGCGCAGCCGACTGGATCTGATGCCGTCGGCCGACCCTGCCGCAGACGCCGCGTAG
- a CDS encoding cytochrome P450 — translation MESAVFHFSRLEHLLRGHSIRTVTVDGARAEFVTDPALVHRILVKDSKNYGKGELFQKARNLSRAGLLAQDESVHRHYRRLAHPHLRTAAVADYAPVMREIARAAVTSWRPGQAVNIQAEMCRVSAGIALSTLLHGLPPDRSAVLGERLAALSWEMIRRPLHGKAAARAQRQRSSERLGRAREDVRALLASCIAGPLRSPGSGTDYLSALVSDSAKDGTPPLTAEQVCAEAVMLLTAATVTTASVMSWALYVMSEEPLIEEKVLKDMAQAGGGGVAPAHGRGPASYTLRFLMEVLRLYPPVWITCRRALTAVRLGERSFPEGTHVLFSSYLLHRDPVRYPDPHRFDPDRWLSTRPAADEASYIPFGTGAKGCIGESFAWKELEILLGAVVQEWQLTVEAGSRIRKAAETTLHPRRLLMVPQPR, via the coding sequence ATGGAATCGGCAGTCTTTCACTTCAGCCGGCTGGAGCATCTCCTGCGGGGCCACTCGATCCGCACGGTGACGGTGGACGGCGCCCGCGCGGAGTTCGTCACGGACCCGGCCCTGGTCCACCGCATCCTGGTCAAGGACAGCAAGAACTACGGAAAGGGCGAACTCTTCCAGAAGGCCAGGAACCTCAGCAGGGCGGGGCTCCTCGCGCAGGACGAGTCCGTCCACCGGCACTACCGGCGACTGGCCCATCCGCACCTGCGGACCGCGGCGGTCGCCGACTACGCCCCGGTCATGCGGGAGATCGCCCGTGCCGCGGTGACCTCGTGGCGTCCCGGGCAGGCCGTGAACATCCAGGCCGAGATGTGCCGGGTTTCCGCCGGAATCGCCCTGAGCACTCTTCTCCACGGCCTGCCGCCGGACAGGTCGGCGGTTCTCGGTGAGCGTCTTGCCGCGCTGTCCTGGGAAATGATCAGGAGGCCGCTCCATGGAAAGGCGGCCGCGCGGGCACAGCGGCAGAGGTCGTCCGAGCGGCTTGGGCGGGCACGGGAGGACGTCCGCGCACTGCTCGCCTCCTGCATAGCCGGCCCGCTGCGCTCGCCGGGCTCCGGGACGGACTATCTGTCGGCACTTGTGTCGGACTCCGCAAAGGACGGCACCCCCCCGCTGACCGCGGAGCAGGTCTGCGCCGAGGCGGTCATGCTGCTGACGGCGGCCACGGTCACCACGGCATCGGTGATGTCCTGGGCGCTGTATGTGATGTCCGAGGAACCCCTGATCGAGGAGAAGGTCCTCAAGGACATGGCGCAGGCGGGAGGCGGAGGCGTCGCACCGGCTCATGGGCGGGGGCCGGCCAGTTACACCCTCCGGTTCCTGATGGAGGTGCTGCGGCTCTACCCGCCGGTGTGGATCACCTGCCGGCGGGCCCTTACGGCGGTCAGGCTGGGTGAGCGTTCATTCCCCGAGGGCACCCACGTGCTGTTCAGTTCGTATCTGCTGCACAGAGATCCCGTCCGTTACCCGGACCCGCACCGGTTCGATCCCGACCGGTGGCTCTCGACGCGGCCGGCCGCGGACGAAGCCTCGTACATCCCTTTCGGGACGGGTGCGAAAGGGTGCATCGGGGAATCGTTCGCCTGGAAAGAACTTGAAATCCTCCTGGGTGCGGTGGTGCAGGAATGGCAGCTGACCGTCGAGGCCGGCAGCCGGATCCGTAAAGCGGCGGAGACCACGCTTCATCCCCGCCGGCTTCTCATGGTCCCTCAGCCGCGGTAG
- a CDS encoding aromatic prenyltransferase, which yields MSAVTVVDEVYSAIEESARLVGAACSREKVVPILTAYFPDGEALAQAGVALTVQTGERHAGELDYTINVPAEVGDPYALALAKGFVAETGHPVGALLSEVQQRCPVNEFMIDCGVAGGFKKIYAHFPHDLQAVSKLADIPSMPPAVAGNLGFFARHGLNDVAMIAFDYRRNTINLYFTRLSDECRGPQNILSMLRETGLPDPDERMLEFARGAFRVNVTLGWDSSRIVRFCFAPPPARGVDPSTLPVHVEPGIQKFAKNAPYTYPGGRVNLLGVKWTPDGECLDVASYYQLSPLHRKVLSAIHKQEF from the coding sequence ATGTCTGCAGTCACCGTGGTCGACGAGGTGTACTCGGCCATCGAGGAATCAGCCCGGCTGGTGGGGGCCGCCTGCTCACGGGAGAAGGTCGTGCCGATCCTGACCGCGTACTTTCCTGACGGGGAGGCACTGGCGCAGGCCGGGGTGGCGCTCACCGTGCAGACCGGCGAGCGCCACGCAGGGGAGCTCGACTACACCATCAACGTGCCTGCAGAGGTCGGCGATCCGTACGCCCTCGCTCTGGCGAAGGGCTTTGTCGCGGAGACCGGCCATCCCGTGGGGGCCCTGCTCTCGGAAGTCCAGCAGCGGTGCCCTGTCAACGAGTTCATGATCGACTGTGGAGTCGCCGGCGGCTTCAAGAAGATCTATGCGCACTTTCCTCATGACCTGCAGGCGGTGTCAAAACTTGCCGACATCCCGTCCATGCCGCCCGCCGTGGCCGGCAATCTCGGTTTCTTCGCCCGTCATGGACTGAATGACGTGGCGATGATCGCGTTCGACTACCGGCGCAACACCATCAATCTGTACTTCACCCGGCTCTCGGATGAATGCCGCGGACCGCAGAACATCCTGTCGATGCTTCGTGAAACCGGCCTGCCGGATCCGGACGAACGGATGCTGGAGTTCGCTCGGGGTGCGTTCAGGGTCAATGTGACCCTCGGCTGGGATTCTTCGAGGATCGTGCGGTTCTGCTTCGCCCCGCCGCCGGCCCGCGGCGTGGACCCGTCGACACTTCCCGTGCACGTCGAGCCGGGAATCCAGAAGTTCGCAAAGAACGCCCCGTATACCTACCCGGGCGGTCGGGTGAACCTCCTGGGTGTCAAATGGACGCCCGATGGAGAATGCCTTGATGTCGCGTCGTACTACCAGCTCTCGCCACTGCACCGGAAGGTTCTGTCGGCGATCCACAAGCAGGAGTTCTAG
- a CDS encoding vanadium-dependent haloperoxidase → MTTSGRSSVSGFSPQRRSLLIGGASVAALATVGSTATAAAGASAASAAAPIDFDLESGNFIRDLIARSDRNTFEELVAPMDVTLLMRFTHATSVGWFDAVAPYHPTAVGFYSRLGRRPAGEAATNRNKNIAGLHATYQVVKGLIPDRLPEFQTLFEAVGLNPGDESQDKTSPVGIGNLAGKAVVAHFQRDGMNMLGDEGREYHGRPYEDYTGYAPVNSAYKLVHPSRWQPQSGPHRRRNLREGAGDKGVFIVQQFVTPQMRLVKPHSYQDPGKYRLAPPNHIDHTNMRAYKRSVDEVVEAQANLTDEQKVKAEFFDNKLLGIGQSGKAAASAHELDLDGWVHLFATNSTAIYDALIAAWYQKNKYDVVRPSSAVRHVYGRSKLTAWGGPGVGTVRNMPGSEWMPYLNVGDHPEYPSGSTTLCSAEAQATRRFFDDDVLDWRHVAPAGSTEVERGISPAKDVELYWSTWTDFVKDCAISRVWGGVHFKKTIERSVVFGEQFGDLAYEFVQKQIKGDVKH, encoded by the coding sequence ATGACGACGTCCGGACGTTCTTCCGTCTCAGGCTTCTCGCCGCAGCGCAGGTCGCTGCTGATCGGTGGTGCCTCGGTCGCGGCGCTGGCCACCGTGGGTTCCACCGCAACGGCAGCCGCCGGCGCGTCCGCCGCCTCGGCAGCGGCGCCCATCGACTTCGACCTCGAGTCCGGCAACTTCATCCGGGACCTGATCGCCAGGTCCGACCGGAACACCTTCGAGGAACTCGTCGCCCCCATGGACGTGACCCTGCTGATGCGGTTCACCCATGCGACGTCGGTCGGGTGGTTCGACGCGGTGGCGCCGTACCACCCGACCGCGGTGGGTTTCTACTCCCGGCTCGGCCGCCGTCCTGCCGGCGAGGCCGCCACCAACAGGAACAAGAACATCGCCGGCCTGCACGCCACCTACCAGGTGGTCAAGGGCCTGATCCCGGACCGGCTTCCGGAGTTCCAGACCCTGTTCGAGGCGGTCGGCCTGAACCCCGGCGACGAGTCGCAGGACAAGACCAGCCCGGTCGGCATCGGCAACCTCGCCGGCAAGGCCGTCGTCGCGCACTTCCAGCGCGACGGCATGAACATGCTCGGCGACGAGGGCCGCGAGTACCACGGCCGGCCCTACGAGGACTACACCGGCTACGCGCCCGTGAACTCTGCCTACAAGCTGGTCCACCCCTCCCGCTGGCAGCCGCAGAGCGGGCCCCACCGCCGCCGCAACCTGCGCGAGGGCGCGGGCGACAAGGGCGTGTTCATCGTCCAGCAGTTCGTCACCCCGCAGATGAGACTGGTCAAGCCCCACTCCTACCAGGACCCGGGCAAGTACCGGCTCGCCCCGCCCAACCACATCGACCACACCAACATGCGCGCCTACAAGCGCTCGGTGGACGAGGTCGTGGAGGCGCAGGCCAATCTCACCGACGAGCAGAAGGTGAAGGCGGAGTTCTTCGACAACAAGCTGCTGGGCATCGGCCAGTCGGGGAAGGCGGCGGCCAGCGCGCACGAGCTGGACCTGGACGGCTGGGTCCACCTGTTCGCGACGAACTCGACGGCGATCTACGACGCGCTGATCGCCGCGTGGTACCAGAAGAACAAGTACGACGTCGTGCGGCCGTCCAGCGCGGTCCGGCACGTGTACGGCCGCAGCAAGCTGACCGCCTGGGGCGGACCCGGTGTGGGAACGGTCCGCAACATGCCCGGCAGCGAGTGGATGCCCTACCTGAACGTGGGGGACCACCCCGAGTACCCGTCCGGCTCCACGACGCTCTGCTCCGCCGAGGCGCAGGCGACACGGCGCTTCTTCGACGACGACGTCCTGGACTGGAGGCATGTCGCTCCCGCCGGCTCGACGGAGGTGGAGCGGGGGATCTCCCCGGCCAAGGACGTGGAGCTGTACTGGTCCACCTGGACCGATTTCGTCAAGGACTGTGCCATCAGCCGGGTGTGGGGCGGCGTGCACTTCAAGAAGACGATCGAGAGGTCCGTCGTCTTCGGCGAGCAGTTCGGCGATCTGGCCTACGAGTTCGTGCAGAAGCAGATCAAGGGCGACGTCAAGCACTGA
- a CDS encoding MFS transporter produces the protein MVDSQKAKRWALVGIVVSVLVLGFDLTIMNVALPTMAADLGASTGELQWIVDSYAVVFAACMLPAGLLGDRFGRRKLLVTGLVIFMIGSCMGVFADSSAMVIAARTVMGAGGALIMPLSLAVIPSLFEGAERTKAIGAVTAGASIGMPLGPLLGGWLLDNFWWGSIFVLNIPLVAIGIAVCMLIPDTRDPSAPRVDVFSTALGVLGLGALVFGVIEAPSRGWGDALVVATLVGSVVLLVGLVLRERRAERPMLDLRLLGDRAFGWNTLVAVLATLVVTGLLFVTPQYLQAVMGNDPFGTGLRIAPLMIGLIVVGKQAPKLMERFGSRPLITLGMVLFAVAMLLGSRTDVSDGYGYTALWLTITGFGFGFAMVPAMDGAIGALPQDRAGSGTGLLSTLRQVGGAIGVAVLGSVLSTRFIDGIDTDGLPAAAADRAEESVVAAHGVADQLSLPQLTESANEAYVSGMNTVLLICGIAALLIAVLVAARLPEHKQPQQKKEDEMPDAAELAPADSSG, from the coding sequence ATGGTGGATTCGCAGAAGGCGAAGCGGTGGGCCCTCGTCGGCATCGTCGTCAGCGTGCTCGTCCTGGGGTTCGATCTGACGATCATGAACGTCGCGCTGCCGACGATGGCGGCGGACCTCGGGGCGAGCACGGGTGAACTGCAGTGGATCGTGGATTCGTACGCGGTGGTCTTTGCCGCCTGCATGCTTCCCGCGGGCCTGTTAGGCGACCGTTTCGGCCGGCGCAAGCTGCTGGTCACCGGACTGGTGATCTTCATGATCGGCAGTTGCATGGGCGTGTTCGCCGACAGCTCGGCCATGGTCATCGCTGCCCGTACGGTGATGGGCGCCGGCGGTGCGCTGATCATGCCGCTGTCGCTCGCCGTCATTCCCTCGCTCTTTGAGGGCGCGGAGCGGACGAAGGCGATCGGCGCGGTCACGGCGGGGGCGTCGATCGGCATGCCGCTCGGTCCGCTGCTGGGCGGCTGGCTGCTCGACAACTTCTGGTGGGGCTCGATCTTCGTGCTCAACATCCCGCTGGTCGCCATCGGTATCGCGGTCTGCATGCTGATCCCCGACACCCGGGATCCGTCGGCCCCGCGCGTCGACGTGTTCAGCACGGCGCTGGGTGTCCTCGGCCTCGGCGCGCTGGTGTTCGGCGTCATCGAGGCACCCTCCCGGGGCTGGGGTGACGCGCTGGTCGTGGCGACGCTGGTCGGCTCCGTGGTGCTCCTCGTCGGGCTGGTGCTGCGCGAGCGCCGGGCCGAGCGCCCGATGCTCGACCTTCGTCTGCTGGGCGACCGCGCCTTCGGCTGGAACACGCTCGTGGCCGTCCTGGCCACCCTCGTGGTCACCGGCCTGCTGTTCGTGACGCCGCAGTACCTGCAGGCGGTGATGGGCAACGACCCGTTCGGCACCGGGCTGCGGATCGCCCCGCTGATGATCGGGCTGATCGTGGTCGGGAAGCAGGCGCCGAAGCTGATGGAGCGGTTCGGCTCCCGGCCCTTGATCACCCTGGGCATGGTGCTGTTCGCCGTCGCCATGCTGCTCGGCAGCCGCACCGACGTCTCCGACGGCTACGGCTACACCGCCCTGTGGCTCACCATCACCGGCTTCGGCTTCGGCTTCGCGATGGTGCCGGCCATGGACGGCGCGATCGGCGCGCTGCCCCAGGACCGTGCGGGCAGCGGCACCGGGCTGCTCTCCACCCTGCGCCAGGTCGGCGGTGCCATCGGTGTCGCGGTCCTCGGCAGCGTGCTGAGCACCAGGTTCATCGACGGGATCGACACCGACGGGCTGCCCGCGGCGGCCGCCGACCGGGCCGAAGAGTCGGTGGTCGCCGCGCACGGTGTCGCCGACCAGCTGAGCCTGCCCCAGCTGACGGAGTCGGCGAACGAGGCCTACGTCTCCGGGATGAACACGGTGCTGCTCATCTGCGGCATCGCAGCGCTGCTGATCGCCGTGCTCGTCGCGGCCCGGCTCCCGGAACACAAGCAGCCGCAGCAGAAGAAGGAGGACGAGATGCCGGACGCCGCGGAGTTGGCCCCCGCGGACAGCAGTGGATGA
- a CDS encoding TetR/AcrR family transcriptional regulator produces MSSPATRRAARSPKNPAPGQGRGAAADEAGLGLRERKKVRTRQAIRESAYRLIAEQGYDSTTVEQIAEGAEVSPSTVFRYFATKEDIVLMADALVLDQTLRERPAAEPPLVSLREAIVGSMRMLSQELTDELLLRRLQLIGQVPALRAQMHEGMDHNVERLCRALAERTGRSEDDLELRVVVGAMVGALAQVMLDWVNRGQEGDLLETVERALAVLERGMTL; encoded by the coding sequence ATGTCCTCCCCAGCAACTCGCCGCGCCGCCCGGTCCCCGAAGAATCCCGCCCCCGGCCAGGGGCGGGGAGCCGCAGCCGACGAGGCCGGCCTCGGCCTGCGCGAACGCAAGAAGGTGCGCACGCGCCAGGCCATCCGCGAGTCGGCCTACCGGCTCATCGCGGAGCAGGGCTACGACAGCACCACCGTCGAGCAGATCGCGGAGGGCGCGGAGGTCTCCCCGAGTACCGTCTTCCGGTACTTCGCCACCAAGGAGGACATCGTCCTCATGGCCGACGCCCTGGTGCTGGACCAGACCCTTCGTGAGCGCCCGGCGGCGGAGCCGCCCCTGGTCTCCCTGCGGGAGGCGATCGTCGGCTCGATGCGCATGCTGTCCCAGGAACTCACCGATGAGCTGCTGCTGCGGCGGCTGCAGCTCATCGGCCAGGTTCCGGCGCTGCGGGCGCAGATGCACGAGGGCATGGACCACAACGTCGAGCGTCTTTGCCGGGCGCTGGCGGAGCGGACCGGGCGGTCGGAGGACGACCTGGAGCTCAGGGTCGTGGTCGGCGCGATGGTCGGCGCACTCGCCCAAGTGATGCTGGACTGGGTCAACCGGGGCCAGGAGGGAGACCTGCTGGAGACCGTCGAACGGGCACTGGCAGTGCTGGAGCGCGGCATGACGCTGTGA
- a CDS encoding aromatic prenyltransferase — protein MSESAELADLYSVIEESARLANVTCSSDKVWPIMTAYGDMLAQSVIAFRVATGARNAGDFECRFTMLPKELDPYAVALSNGLIAETGHPVGSLLGEIHRNFPIGSCGIDFGVVGGFKKTWSFFPTGGVQSLSELAGLPSMPRSLSENLDFFTRHGLADIVTLIGIDYSHRSVNLYFGRIPAECFEPDGMRSILREIGMPDPSERMLQLGGQGFGIYTTLSWDSPKIERITYAAMTTDPMTLPVQIEPEIKQFVEKAPYSTADRQFVYAITASPNGEYHKLQSYYQWQPGVQHFLLASDPGADAGAPAGTTG, from the coding sequence ATGTCGGAATCCGCCGAGTTGGCAGACCTTTACTCGGTCATCGAGGAATCAGCTCGATTGGCGAACGTAACCTGCTCGAGCGACAAGGTCTGGCCCATCATGACCGCGTACGGGGATATGCTCGCGCAGTCCGTGATTGCTTTCAGGGTAGCGACCGGCGCACGCAATGCAGGAGATTTCGAGTGCCGCTTCACGATGCTCCCCAAGGAGCTCGACCCGTATGCGGTCGCCCTGTCGAACGGTCTCATCGCGGAGACGGGCCACCCCGTAGGATCTCTCCTGGGAGAAATCCACCGGAACTTCCCCATCGGCAGCTGCGGTATTGACTTCGGTGTCGTCGGCGGATTCAAGAAGACGTGGTCCTTCTTCCCTACGGGTGGCGTTCAGTCGCTGTCCGAGCTTGCCGGCCTCCCGTCGATGCCGCGCAGCCTGTCCGAGAACCTCGACTTCTTCACGAGGCACGGCCTGGCCGACATCGTCACCTTGATCGGGATCGACTACTCGCACCGATCGGTGAATCTGTACTTCGGCAGGATACCCGCTGAATGCTTCGAGCCGGACGGGATGCGGTCGATTCTCCGCGAGATCGGAATGCCGGATCCGAGCGAGCGGATGCTGCAGCTCGGCGGGCAGGGGTTCGGAATCTACACCACTCTGAGCTGGGATTCCCCGAAGATCGAACGGATCACGTACGCCGCCATGACGACGGATCCGATGACACTCCCCGTTCAGATCGAACCAGAAATCAAGCAGTTCGTGGAAAAGGCCCCGTACAGCACCGCCGACCGTCAGTTCGTCTACGCCATCACGGCGTCGCCGAACGGCGAGTACCACAAACTGCAGTCGTACTACCAGTGGCAGCCCGGCGTACAGCATTTCCTGCTCGCATCCGACCCCGGAGCGGACGCCGGGGCACCCGCCGGCACCACCGGATAG